In Silene latifolia isolate original U9 population chromosome 6, ASM4854445v1, whole genome shotgun sequence, the genomic window GTAACAATAGATGAAAACATTTCAGTTTTGGGATACAACGATTACAGACAAATTCATAAATCCGAAGTCGTGCATTTGTGCGCAACTGTGCATCGCAAAAGAGGGGATTCTTTCAGCTTTGCTGTTAAAAAGTTAAGTGATAGATACAAATTTATTAAAACTAGAAGAAGAAAATCAGAAGAAACCCTGGTAGCAGTTGATCAACCACTAAAAAGGTTAAAAGTAGGAACTGAGTTTCGGTCACAATCAGATTCAACAATCAAAACAAGCCAGAGATCAACCGTCAAAGTTTGTATAATGGAATTATTATATTATCTTTATGTAGAACTGCATTACAATTAAGACAAAGGGTCACATATAATCTCACAATTGGCCAAAGTTAAGGGGGCTAATTACCACTTTCGTGAAGGTTTAAATTATAACAATAATGTAAAAGGGGTTATTAACTGATACTCGATGAATCAGGGTCAATGTCAAAAAATGGTTACCAATAATAGAAAAATGATCACTGGCTTAGATGGCTGGCCACCGCCACCGGTGGTACTTAAAGGGTAGCTAATGATATACTTCCTCCGTAATGTTCCCATAAGTTTCTCAAAAATATATTTTCgacaaaaaaattataatatataCATACAAAGACACACGGTTAAAAGTAGCACCTAGAAGACTGCATAAAGTCAAACGGGAACAGCATGTAGTTATGGATGaagtattatttttttttctaataaaaTAGTTGTATACAAAACTTGTGCAAGGAAGCCTTTTACAAGTCTTTGTGAGAAAAATATGTCAGAAAGTGGGAACTTCACATAAAACAATACAAATTCCATTCACTTCCTTAAATTTGCATGTCTAGCAGCAGAGCACTCACCGTAATGGAAGACAGAGAAACTCCTAATTGCCCAAGGGATGCTCTCTGACCATAAAGTTGACAAGGCTCAAGAAGCTCTGTCATTCCCGAATCCGAGCTATCAATACAACCGGAAGGCCTTTGTAATGACATATTAAGTAGACCAATGTCCATATCCAGAACTGGTTCCGTATAAAAAGCACTCCCATTCCAAGTTTTCTCAGGGCTTCTTTTCTCTGATATTATTTCAATCCCATTGTCATTCTCTTTATTAACCGGTAACGCTGGGGAATGCGATAAATTGTTTCTAGAAGATGAAACACATTCATGGGAGCGACTTTTTAGGAGTTCATAAATCAATCTCTGGATATGTGCACGCTTAAGAGACGCTTCAGCAGGCACAAACCAGTCCTGCTTTAGCTGCAAATGTTCCATAAACAACAGAGAACTCTTACAGAAAGAAACTTGCACAACCAGTATCTAAGTATAATCACGAGTAAAATAAATCTAAGAATATCAATGAATAAAAAGTAGAGGCAATAATAAAGCAGGATGTATATGAAACAAACCTATATCTTAGGTAACTATGTAAAGGCAATAAAGCAAAAGAGTGAAATAAATCTAATGATATCAATAAGGGGTGCCCAATGGGCACATGTTAAGAAGCCAATTAAGGAAATAATTACACCATTAATTCTCTAAGTATGGTAGTTATGAGTTCACTATTCAAAATCTCATGATATATTGGTGTAATTATTTCCTTAATTGGCTCCTTATCATGTGCCCATTGGGCACATGATAAGGAGCCAATTAAACCCGTAAGTAAAAGTGTGTGGCCATCAAAAAGTTAGCGATCAGTCTATTACCAATTTACCATGCAGTGATACAAATACTCGCTTTATTTTGGCTTGGGTATGTGATGAAATAAAGCAAAACAGTTCACTTAGCTACTTGCACTTCTTGTATTGTGAAATGGATGCAATTTTAAATGTAATTTTCACATGACTTAGGTGGAACAGCTTCTTCGTGATTTCAACACAACGGTTAATTGTGTACATCCGACCCACCCCCTTACCCCGCCATATGCAGGAGGAGCCTTTGAGTTTTTGAGGTAATGTTCTTGTACTATGCAAGTAATGTTCTAATATTCCTCTTAATGTCTTGCAAAGAATGAAGTTCAGTTGATAGCCAAATATGGACCAACAAAGATGTCAAAGACCCATTGAACTTTAAACCCATCATAGCCATGAGTACCTTAAAAATACTTTAAATCATTTATTACATAAAAATGAACTAACTGGATAAAAGAGAGCTACCAGAAATAGCAAAGACTTAGCAAGAgtagaaaactcacaaaatggtCAAACTTATTGATCCGGAAAGGGCTGAAGTTTAGAGGTGCTTCGTCTATAAAAAGTTCGGCATAATGAAGCAAGAAGAGACCGCAGTCAGAACAATTTTCTTGCTGTGGCAGCTGGCTCAGAAAATAAACTTGGAGTTAATGCAATGACATGTATCAAGTCTAAAAACATATATATGGCTGAATTTTTTTGAACATATACATGCTTTAATACACATGTAATAATGAAGGCAGGTGAACTGACTTCCTTACAAGTGAGTTTGAGCAATGTTGCATGGTTCAGTGTCCGATTTGGTTTGAACGTGGCGTTTTTATAGTGGGTGCAACTTCATAGTTCATACCCTATTTTTTAAGAAATAAATAATATTCAGTGTAGTAAATAAGCATGCTAATTCTGTTGTAGTAGTTGTGGATAGTATCTTTAAGTTTGAGGTCATGGGTTCAAACCTTGTCGTGAGCAAATAATATTAATTACCATTGTGTTATACtgttatatactccgtatattttgCCCAACCAAACAAGGGTAAGGGCATGCCGGCGTGGTCATATTTGTTCAATTTAGTGGCTTTGATATGGTAACATTTTTGTTATACTCATAATGATGAGCATGAGCAAAATTTGGAACCGAATACACTTAGGGATATATTTAATAATTATGGAAATTGAcaaaaaaaattgttcaaatttcttctcttttaaatCAGATTGGGAGTCATAACAGAAAAAGAGTGTTggcattgaaaaaaaaattacacgGTACAAAGTTTGACACTGGGAAAGGTCAGACACATTAGTAGTTATACTAGAAATTTTTATGTTTAAAAACTTGAATTTCCATCGGAAACGTGGATCTGTTACTACCATTGTGTTGATTTCATGCACCCCATGGACCAAATCCAAGAATCGCATCTAGTTCTGAACCAtgttcatttttttaaaaaaaaaaaaaaaaaacttaatacATATGAAAACATCTTTGAATAAACATAAAATCACCTAGAGAACCGTAAATTTGTAAATCGTAACTGTCAAAATCCTAGACTAATGACTCTTGAGGCTTGAAAATTAGAGTGAAGAGCATGAGAAATTATTGTGTTACATCTAATTTCCATTTCCAGGTCATTCCCCTACCAACATGTTAATACAAAAAATTACCACAACACCTCAAAGGTTCCCGCTTACATTGTCCAACTAATGGAGCATTAACtccttaacttttttttttttgagggaaatTAACTCCTTAACTTGGGTATACACAGTAAGAGCTTAACTTCATCTACCCAAAAATCTGAACATTAAAGATAGAAAGTGGAAACAGGAATGGTTTAAAGATGTACCTCAAGTGAAAGAAACCTTAAATTTAAAAATTTCGAAGCGATATCCTCAGCAGTGTCCTTTCCCCTTTCTCTCCACTCTTCCAAGAGATAACTGCCGGTTCAACAAAATATCAAATGTTCATTAGAAAGACATACTCTATTACATAGAACTCATAAGAGAGCAAAAGGATTTCTCATCAACATAGTAAGATATGTAACCACATTCTTTTTCTAATACAAAACAAACAAGGCACTCAATAGAAGAGGGGAGGGGGACGATGGACAATAGATATCAATGCCGGAAAAAATATAAGAGCACAAATTTCTTTTCTGATAAATTTATTTCAGCTAGAAATGAAGAACGAACAACAATTCTTGAGGCAAAGTAAACAATACCACAACCCAGGAGTTTCAGCAAACAAAATACGGCAACAAAATTTGGAACAAGCAAACTTATGTGTACAAGATCAACCACAAACCAAAATGAGAAGCTTAGAGGAATTAGATGCTGTCCTTCCCTGATAAAGACTATGTTTCAACGAATGGCCACATTAGCCAAAGTCCATGCTTTTTCCCAGTAAAAAATTTAATACTGAAGCAAAGATCCTCAAATTACTCATACTGCTGCTGTGTTGCACCAGCGCGCGCACACGGTCCAGAACTAAATTGTCCGTATAATCAAAATTCAGACTCGCATTCTACTTACGACATAAAAGCTTAGGGTACAACAAATATATGCTGATATTTGAGATCAGAACAAACACACCAGAAACCATAAATGACATCACTAGTGTTCTACCTCAAGCACGCACTTAGCCTTGTTTGAATGAAGGGATTCGGAGGAACCGGGGGAGGGGGGGATGGGGCATATCCCTTCTTTGAAATGTAATTGGGTTTGACGAAAATGGAGTGTTTAAAACACCCTTGACCCCTACCTCACCCCCTATCTCCTCCTATTGAATACAAACAAAGCCTAAATGAACCAAACAGCAATCAAAGTACCTCTGAAAAAGATCCTTCAACCCTGCATGACTTCCTCTGATAGAATCCATATGCAATATACAAGGAACCTTCAAAGCTTCATTTATGTCCTCATCTGAGTGACCACCAAATACAAGTAAAGATCATAACAGTTACTACCAAAACTATGATGTTAATATATTTCTACACTTCCCCAAGACACTCACCATTGAAGTTGGCAACTTCACCAGGATGACATAAGACTACCAAACTCCAGTGTAGACTGAAATACAAGCAACAATCCGGTTAATGCCCAGCAGATTATTTAACAAAACAAATACATAAACCATTAATACACACAGCAGTGTGACTGTCTCCATACTTGTAATTAACTGGTATGAATATGTAGTCCTTCTCAAAAATGTTAACTTTTCTTGTCCACCGCCGAACCCGCTGAAAAGCAGCCTTACCATCAGAAACACTGGAAGGATTTTTGTCCAGATCAGCCAGCTTTCGGAAGAAGAAGCTActgaaaaaatgaaaattatgCCTTCGTTCGTGGGGAATTCCATTCCTCAAGAACCTGTTAAGGATGCAAGTTTAGAAGTGTATGCATCAACGCACAAATAAAGGAAATTGATATTGCACGACCATAAATTATTGAAAAGCATTGTACTAAACAAATTCTGCTTTGCGTAATCGAAGAAAATCTGAAGTTTTGTAAGGCGATGAGGGACGAGGCAAAAACGCATGCCTCATAGAGACAACAGGCAAGGCGCACTATTCTTGCAAACAAATTGAACCATTTCCAATTGAACCAAAGATTACCTATTCTTTGTTTATCAAATTGGCTCACTCGACAGTCTGCACTTTATATATTGTTACATTGAAGCCATTCTTTGCAATCTTCAAGCAACTATCATCATGAATCATGCAGAAAACAATCTCTCCTCTGTATTGTTGACATAAGGGGAAGGTTGCACACATCTGAAACCCCCCAACTCACCATTTGAGTCTTTGAAAGGGCCCCCAAGGCGCTAGGATAATAATGTTTTTGTTGAGTACCGCTTTGCGATTTTAAAGAAGGCATAAATAAACCTAGGGATAATGTGGCAAGGAAAAGGACATAATAAAAGAGCTAgaggtaaaaaaaaatataaaaaatgcaCAGTGGTCAGTGGTGCGTCTCGCTAGTTGATCCTATCTACAAGGCACCGTGGTGTTTTTTCTAGCGTCTAAATTGGGCACACTCTTTTAAACTAAAGGAAAATGAAGTCAATAATTGAGCCGATAAATATCAAAAACTAAAGAATACTCGTTGACTTAGATAACACTAAAGGTCCTCCACGTGTTCACACTTCACATTTACAAGCCTTGTTTCAAGGAGCCCTTAAAAACTTGAAAGGTCCTTCTGTATCTTAATAAACAAAAAACTTTGTATGAAGCTAGTGCATTTATACTTATCTCCTATGAATGATATATCCACTCCTCTATTCATGATAATTAATAAGATCTTCCAAGTGAGAAAAGTCGCTGTGTACTCTGAATAACCACGTTCCGCTTTTATAAAAGCAACTGAAAATGGGATTAGAAAGAAGCTACACTATATTCCAACATGTAGGATGTAACTTCCAGTGATCTAAATaaaaaaacaatcaaacaaacaaagcACTACTATATGAATTAGCGTCAATCTGTAATAAATGCCAGCTAGAAGGCATCAATACTTACGTAATGTAGAAGTCGATGATTGTATCATTCACGAAGACTTCAGGCTGCAATAGATCAACATCACTCTTTCTGACAGATACAGCATCTAATTCACCTTTTGGGTAGACAACTTCTTCAAAAGGTTCCTCGAAACTGATTTAAGTCATATTTAGAAACTAGAGCAAAATCTAAGCATTCTCCAAAAGAAAAGTGAAAAGGTAACAGAAtttatgaaaagaaaaaaagTCAACAAGTTTACTTACTTGGGAATATAAGGGTCGGAAGAAGACTCACTATCCCCTAACGGATCAGCATCTCCATCGTAAATTGTAATGCTACGTGTCAATGATGCAGTCGTGAGAAACGTCATAACTAATCTCCCAAAAGTTCATGTGCGTGAATAATCATCATAAAGTTAATTCCTAGTTCTCATATGAATGTGTAATAGAAGGTAAGTGACAAACTGAAGAGATATAAATAACAAAGCCTCAAAATCACAACATACTATGCCAAACACCAAAAGTAGACTAAAAATGCAAATTTGGTACGAATGGCATTCACATGTTGTAAAAATAACACTCACTCATTCCCCATGCCTAAGACGGCATTGTGTCTCACTCGTAGTGACATAATGTGCTGTTTCTGCTGGGACCAATTGGGAACCAAAAGTTCCACCACTTCAGCGCCTGCACATGACTCAAGAGGCGTTAAAATAATTCATGAGCAATCACAAGCAAAATCTAAGGTACTCCACAACCACAGCGTTCTTAAATTGGGAGTAGATTGTTATTCCAAAATACAGAAAGAAATCTAATGAAAATAGATCAAAAAGTGAGCCAAACCAAGCAAATGTCAGACAAGAAAGACAGACCTGAGGTTTTGTTGGCAATTTCTGCATGAGATGAATCTTTTGCCAACAGTCGAATTCTCACTTTTGCTACATTGGCCTGAAAAGCAATACCAATTATCTACTTCAACATGCTCCACATAAGACTATAAGAGTGTGAGAGAGAATATCATTTCACAATGTGTTTAATGAAACTAACCAAGCTACTACACTGAGTCTCAATATTAAGAATATCATCAACTTTCCATTCGGAGCTAGATGCTTCAGACTCCTCTTCTAAGGCCTGTGTCTTCAATTTAATGGAGTCCCCTGAGATCAATATCAGGGATGCTGGAAAATATTTGTCACCATATGCAACATAGTCCGTGTGAATTGCAATAGCATCAATTAAATCCTGCCATGCATATTACACATGAGACAAACAAAAGTAAGAGATAATCTCTATCATCGGGAGAGCGCCCAACAATGTTAGCATCTTCACTGATAATTACTTTTCTGAAACCAACCACACTTTCGAAAAGCCAATCCAACGTATGAAAAAATTATTATTTGAAAGGGTGGAAAGGAGGGAGAATGGTTTAGCAATTACCATATCCAAATCATAAAATGACTGACTGTGAGCTTGCCCAACTGTTGGATCTAGaatacattattaacaaaattaacGCCCAATAAGTTCAAAGAATACAAAGTGTGTGCACTTGTTTAGGAGGTATCAAAAAAGTTAAAAGGCCAACAAGCAACATAAGAATACCATTATTCTCTTCCAGCTCAGAATTAGGGGTTGAAGGATAGCTGTCTTGAACCATGTCATTACTATCCAACTCTCCAAAATAAACAGCACCATCCTGCAAgattatatataatatataattatGAATTCATATTCAAGAATAAACGCATGATTTAGAACATGACAAATAGAATCAAAGAAAAGCTTACACCGCATGATGATTCTGGGATGCTGGAGAGTCTATTTTTCTGATCAGGCAGAGGTCCGAGCTGGGTGAAAACTTTCATCTGCATGCTGGAGAGTCTATTTTTCTGATCAACGCTGATGTCAGTAAAACCGCAATGCTGTTTTACAAATCTGTCTGACATCGGACAGAAGCCTTCCGACAATTCACAGCCAAGTTTTTGTGGTGACTCTAGAGGACCAGCTGAGCTATCATCGGTAGAATAACTGTAATTATTGTcgtcgtcgtcatcatcatcgagTGTAACAGTGGGGATTTCCTTAACGAGAGCCCCAGTCCCAGGTGACTCTGTTTAAAAAAAGGTGAAAACAGAATCAAAGCCGATAAGTTCCTCGACCCCGCTTAAAGAAACTAGCAGACAaaatcccccttatactaaaagaataagaattcttcaaaattttcccgccttaatgaatttggctataattgtgcttttattatatcatatatgtaattgtgcttttattatatcatatatgtaattgtgcttttattatatcatatctgtaattgtgcttttattatatcatatctgttattgggcttttattatattatatttacatCTGGATTATACTGAGTTTTCCCTTCTCCACCGATTAatacaaaatattaattataataaatttataattaaatttcaaattgagttaaatatcatttttattattattttctttaatGTCTCTATCTAAAATACCGCGTATTCGcgtgggatctatactagttGCCGATCAACTAGAAAGTTTAGAATTCAAATTTCAAAGATCCAAATGAGTAATGAAAAAAAGATTAAAACAATAAGCTAGAACATGAACGAACAATACATTTATTCACACGAAGTTCTAAACCATGACATGGTATTATCAATAGATACAGAGTAAGCCAAAGAAACACAATGCTGGTGTCCTAATGTGGAACATAACCCATCAATATTCGTACTACCAGTGCCTGCTTGGTGTGGAGGTAATTGTTACTAGGGTAATAGAGCTTAAATAAACTACAAACGAAGGAAAGTAATGATGCAGGAATATACAGAAATGAGGAAGAGGGTGCAATAGTTGCGCCATATACCTCTCTCTATTAATGGAACCAAGATTTGTCAAAAAAACAAACTAATCAAAATGATGATTACCCCATCCTCCATTTATTCCAAATATACGTCTCTTAAAGACATACAAACCAGATGGTTGACCATGAAAAAAATGTTAGTTGCATATATCTTTCCCTCGCTTAGTCCCTCTCTCACTTAAGCTCAAAAAAGAGGAAATTTACCATTTTTCCCTGTTCTGATTACATCCATCAAAGACACGTTTGATATAAAAACAAATTAATCAAGATTCATGTGCAATGATCCAAAAAGATCCCCACAAATGCTACATACTCACCACTAAACACTATGTTTCTCCATCCAACAACCAGATCTCCAATGGACAGCTACAACACATTGTAGCTTGACATGCCACCTTTTGCTTATTAGCTAAATACTCCCTCAGTTGTGGGCTACAAACCTTGTAGCTTGCATGGGTCCCACTTTATTACTTTCACCCATGACAGGTTATTTTTTACTTTCTTCAAACCATGCTACTTAAGCTGGGTAGAGCACTAGAGCTAGTATGCTTGCAACCCAATCACATTTATGCTAATTCCAATGGTAAGCTACTAGCTTGATATTTTACAAATATAGAAAGTTCTTAACATCAACATTGAGATGCTAActtcaatttttcattttttttttttaaaaagcatTGACTCATTGCTTAACACAAGCATTTTTTTTAAACAAGTCATTGCATTAATCAAAAGGACAAATGGGAACATAAAACCTTTATAAATACAACTAATTGCTATGCATAGGCAGTTGATTTtaacaaaaatataaaaaaataagcACATAACAACATTTTTACCGCCTTATGATAATAACATTTTTTTTAGGTTTGAACCCGCACTTTCCCGTTTTCCTCAGGATCTTCTTTGATAGAAACTTAATACAAACGAAAAAATAACAGTCCTCTAGGAGTTCAAAAGTTGCTTTGTATATAAAAGATTCAAAAATGGCAGATAAGAGAGAGTTAAAAGTTAAAACTCCAGATTTCACCTGGAATGGTAGTTATATAATGAGCTCGCATGAATAAATTCATGATCATTACTAAGTTAATGCAGGGATAAACAATTAAACCTATCCGATTATcttccttttattagtttaaaATTTGGTGCTGAAGTCCTCGAGGATTTACATTGCAAGTGGGTGGGGGTGTGGATTATAGCAAAATAATCACAAGCGAAACAAAGCAAATGATGTGAAAATGCTAGGAAAGCTTGACTGGCTTTCATTTATAGCAGCAAACAATGAAAACTGTTAACAATGTACTCGTTCCGTCTCAGTCATTTCTTTACCATTTATATTCATTGTGAGggttattttaatcaaaggtaaacaaatgattgaggcgGAGGAAGTAGTAATTAATACACGAATCAATAATTACTATTATTTTCCCCTAAACTGAGCTTGATCACAGATGTCTTACACACTACATTCAATCTTTTCACAAGTATAGAGTCGCCGTGCCTTAACAGTTTCGCATGATGATTCATGTTAGTCGACCTGAATCACTAGAATTAGAAAGTAACTGAGAATGCAGCTAATTGAGAGAACAACAAAGCACAAATTCACTACAATTAATACATAGGATACTGTACATAATTAAATTGTCGCAAAATTGAAGGAGTGTGAGTATAATTATACCGTGATCATTCGAATTAGGTCTAGCGAGATTTGAGTAAATCGCCGACCATGGAAAAGGTTCCGGATTGTCTTCGTCTCTGAATTCAAACACATCTTCGTCTTCTTCACTGCGCGTTGATTGCTTCATTTTCGATTGAAATTAATTGATTTGGGGAAAAGTGGTAAACCCTAATTTTGCACGCAATTGGGGATTTAGAAGGAGAGAGAACGAGAGTCGTTGACTGTTGTGTGTCTGGGATTGCGAAAAGTTTATGAAAATGAATGAAACGTTTCGAAGTAGAATTATGAGTAATATAAGTCaccttagaccatccccaagcacaGGTCGCGCTAATTAGGTCGCGACCCGGTTTTACTCTTAATCTCACTTTATTTATCTTGACCTACTTTCACTCTCCCACGCAGAAGGTTACGACCTAGGTCACCAACtcaatcatttttcattttttattttcaaCCAATTACATCTCTCCACATTATATCACCTTTTTCatacatattttttttattaattattaatattgtcaACCAATCATATATCGCCACATATAGGTCACGAGTTTGGTCAATTTGCTCCaccaaaggtcacaaattgacctccaCTCTCCAAAGGTCACCATAATTTTCTAATTAAGTGGTGATTAGTgtgaccaagcaaggtcatgacctagcaattgaccttgcttgggcatGGTCTTATAGACGGTGGGTCTTAACTTAAGACGAAAAAATATCGTAATTGTTCATTTATGAACGTACCCTCCTCTTTCACGGACTTTTTATCAGTTGTTTTTCATACCTTACCCTTTCCCCAAATTATGGTTTGTAGAAATAATTGTCTGGGATTGCTCCATTTTcgattaaaattaattaatcaactatTGACGCTAGTTCTCATGTCGAATAAGTAATACAgtaatttgtattttttttttgagaaatttTTGTATTTACTTGTAATTACTTTATTAACGATGTTACAGGTATATTAAactactagttggaaagcccgtgcgatgcacgggcctccCATTAGGATTATTTTTTAAAATCTATTTTAAGTTAATAAAAAAAAGTCATACTATATTgtcattgatgaaaaaaaaaatcgttattGCTTTTAGCATAAAAGTTTTGTCATCGATTAGTATAACATCAAGTAACATAGTTATAGTAATTAGTACTCCGTATGTAGCTAGCTTTTTCATCGTTACATACACAACcggtttttaattaaatacaaaacgctctctctatAAACACGGTGGAGCTCACCAATATGAACCCTTAATAACGGTCTTAACGGAGacatgttttcaaattattttacaactacacaaaactgaatgatgttacaaaaaacagcatgtatcataattatatatatttagtgCGTTAAC contains:
- the LOC141586298 gene encoding putative ubiquitin-like-specific protease 2B — protein: MKQSTRSEEDEDVFEFRDEDNPEPFPWSAIYSNLARPNSNDHESPGTGALVKEIPTVTLDDDDDDDNNYSYSTDDSSAGPLESPQKLGCELSEGFCPMSDRFVKQHCGFTDISVDQKNRLSSMQMKVFTQLGPLPDQKNRLSSIPESSCGDGAVYFGELDSNDMVQDSYPSTPNSELEENNDPTVGQAHSQSFYDLDMDLIDAIAIHTDYVAYGDKYFPASLILISGDSIKLKTQALEEESEASSSEWKVDDILNIETQCSSLANVAKVRIRLLAKDSSHAEIANKTSGAEVVELLVPNWSQQKQHIMSLRVRHNAVLGMGNDITIYDGDADPLGDSESSSDPYIPNFEEPFEEVVYPKGELDAVSVRKSDVDLLQPEVFVNDTIIDFYITFLRNGIPHERRHNFHFFSSFFFRKLADLDKNPSSVSDGKAAFQRVRRWTRKVNIFEKDYIFIPVNYNLHWSLVVLCHPGEVANFNDEDINEALKVPCILHMDSIRGSHAGLKDLFQSYLLEEWRERGKDTAEDIASKFLNLRFLSLELPQQENCSDCGLFLLHYAELFIDEAPLNFSPFRINKFDHFLKQDWFVPAEASLKRAHIQRLIYELLKSRSHECVSSSRNNLSHSPALPVNKENDNGIEIISEKRSPEKTWNGSAFYTEPVLDMDIGLLNMSLQRPSGCIDSSDSGMTELLEPCQLYGQRASLGQLGVSLSSITEVKIDGDLAHPDLGQMELESIDRAEEPHIDSSSQDHNQRFQRNPEDASSSDSRSCDNSSEKTRIRECQNEDKVQPYKTVDSQIGFDSAPGDIIETPPDDAQDLAEIPEKNSNHDQVSALFSNLEGAVNESREELVNNDDERWIVENSPEDQDRPAKRVRWSFENLPRKC